The Paenibacillus sp. RUD330 genome has a segment encoding these proteins:
- a CDS encoding CotH kinase family protein → MRTGIPERSVWMGPDQRSELDRDIWSRRYVPAKLGIGGRISGARIRYRGGHTREYAKKSYEIQLDSGLVLHWNAESDDPSMIRNALSFHFMEQIGVPSPRTRPVWLSVSGRPDGVYLEIEAVNSRFFSMRGIRYRSLLYAANDSANFELKDPESRRRKRSLADGYEFVEGDGGTLVRLSDFIGGLHRLKDSRLQEAIEERLDLDLYFKWLAGAVLTGNYDGFEQNYALYEDEASGRYGILPWDYEGSWGRNCFGKPCSADLVRIQGYNGLTRRVFQFPEWRRRYAEELERIMETEFTEERIGPVAGGMLERIAAAVKLDPARAATLKAFGGEKAFILAYIGKRRRFVKAELRRWLGSGASLPRRQLAGGSSD, encoded by the coding sequence ATGCGGACAGGAATTCCGGAGCGGTCGGTGTGGATGGGACCGGATCAGAGGTCGGAGCTTGACCGGGATATATGGAGCCGCAGATATGTGCCTGCGAAGCTCGGCATCGGCGGACGGATATCAGGCGCGAGAATCCGCTACAGAGGCGGACATACGCGGGAATACGCGAAGAAATCCTACGAGATCCAATTGGACAGCGGGCTGGTCCTTCATTGGAATGCGGAATCGGATGACCCTTCCATGATCCGCAACGCGCTCAGCTTTCATTTCATGGAGCAGATCGGGGTCCCGTCCCCGCGCACGCGTCCGGTATGGCTGTCGGTCAGCGGCAGGCCGGACGGCGTTTATCTGGAGATCGAAGCCGTCAATTCCCGCTTTTTTTCCATGCGCGGAATCCGCTACCGGTCGCTTCTGTATGCGGCCAACGACAGCGCCAACTTCGAGCTCAAGGATCCCGAGTCCCGGCGCCGCAAGCGGTCTCTTGCCGACGGGTATGAGTTCGTCGAAGGAGACGGAGGCACGCTTGTCCGCTTATCCGACTTCATCGGCGGCCTCCACCGGCTCAAAGACTCCCGCCTGCAGGAGGCCATCGAGGAGCGGCTCGATCTGGACCTGTATTTCAAATGGCTGGCCGGCGCCGTGCTCACCGGCAACTACGATGGCTTCGAGCAGAACTACGCCTTGTACGAGGATGAAGCTTCCGGCCGCTACGGCATCCTTCCCTGGGATTACGAAGGCTCATGGGGCCGCAATTGCTTCGGCAAGCCCTGCTCGGCCGATCTCGTGCGGATCCAGGGCTACAACGGCTTGACGCGCCGCGTCTTCCAGTTCCCGGAATGGAGAAGGCGATATGCCGAAGAGCTGGAGCGCATCATGGAGACGGAGTTCACGGAAGAGCGGATCGGTCCCGTCGCGGGCGGCATGCTGGAGAGGATCGCTGCTGCCGTCAAGCTCGATCCTGCGCGCGCTGCGACGCTGAAGGCGTTCGGCGGAGAAAAGGCCTTCATCCTCGCCTACATCGGCAAGCGCCGCCGGTTCGTCAAGGCGGAGCTGAGACGCTGGCTGGGGAGTGGCGCAAGCTTGCCTCGCCGGCAGTTGGCGGGCGGGTCCTCAGACTGA
- a CDS encoding 5'-3' exonuclease H3TH domain-containing protein has translation MDLFTWNEEPPVLQEEAGSRLLLVDGMAILFRAYFATAYGGSVRRTSSGLPVNAVHGFVRYFMDAVRKFQPTHVACCWDLGSTTFRTGEFALYKANRPDAPDDLIPQFDLVKEVVASFGVPNIGAPGFEADDCIGTLAKLHGREHEVFVLTGDHDMLQLVDEKVSVVIMKKGHGNYMVYTPQTLLEERGLTPAQIIDVKGLMGDASDNYPGVKGIGEKTAHKLVQEHGSVDGILASLELLSKTVRAKIEADLDMLHLSRRLATIHCEAPVALAMDDCCWSVNRALVEKKFEELEFRSLISLIS, from the coding sequence ATGGATTTATTCACATGGAATGAGGAACCGCCCGTTCTGCAGGAGGAGGCGGGTTCGCGGCTGCTGCTCGTCGACGGCATGGCCATTTTATTCCGGGCTTATTTTGCCACCGCATACGGCGGCAGCGTCCGGCGCACGAGTTCCGGCCTGCCGGTCAACGCGGTGCATGGCTTCGTGCGTTACTTCATGGATGCCGTGCGCAAGTTCCAGCCTACCCATGTCGCTTGCTGCTGGGATCTGGGGAGCACGACGTTCCGCACGGGAGAGTTCGCGCTGTACAAGGCCAACCGGCCGGATGCGCCGGATGACCTGATTCCCCAGTTCGATCTCGTCAAGGAGGTCGTGGCGAGCTTCGGCGTGCCGAACATCGGCGCGCCCGGCTTCGAGGCGGATGATTGCATCGGGACGCTGGCCAAGCTGCACGGCCGGGAGCACGAGGTGTTCGTGCTGACCGGGGACCACGACATGCTGCAGCTGGTGGACGAGAAGGTGTCGGTCGTCATCATGAAGAAGGGCCACGGCAATTATATGGTTTATACGCCTCAGACGCTGCTGGAGGAGCGCGGGCTGACGCCTGCGCAGATCATCGATGTGAAGGGGCTCATGGGCGATGCAAGCGACAACTATCCCGGTGTGAAGGGCATCGGCGAGAAGACCGCCCACAAGCTCGTTCAGGAGCACGGTTCGGTAGACGGCATCCTCGCCAGCCTCGAGCTGCTGTCCAAGACGGTGCGGGCCAAGATCGAGGCCGACCTGGACATGCTCCATCTATCCCGGAGGCTCGCGACGATCCACTGCGAGGCGCCCGTCGCCCTGGCGATGGACGATTGCTGCTGGTCCGTCAATCGCGCTCTCGTGGAGAAGAAGTTCGAAGAGCTGGAATTCAGAAGCTTGATCAGCCTGATCAGTTGA
- a CDS encoding cob(I)yrinic acid a,c-diamide adenosyltransferase, which produces MKLYTRTGDSGQTSLIGGRADKHDARVEAYGTIDELNAFTGAARAETARDPRLDDLTGQLEEIQHELFDCGSDLSYADPKPEQLKVSETMALKLEGWIDALSAETPPLRRFILPGGTAAASALHVCRTVCRRAERRTAALAAAKEINPGVLQYLNRLSDYFFAASRASNFRTGTADTEYVRGADVFRGDR; this is translated from the coding sequence ATGAAGCTCTATACAAGAACCGGCGATTCCGGTCAGACCTCGCTGATCGGAGGCAGAGCCGACAAGCATGACGCCCGCGTGGAGGCGTACGGAACGATCGACGAGCTCAATGCCTTCACGGGGGCGGCCCGGGCGGAGACGGCTCGCGATCCGAGGCTGGACGATCTGACGGGGCAGCTCGAGGAGATCCAGCATGAGCTGTTCGACTGCGGCTCCGATCTGAGTTATGCCGATCCCAAGCCGGAGCAGCTCAAGGTGTCCGAGACGATGGCGCTGAAGCTGGAAGGCTGGATCGACGCGCTGAGCGCCGAGACGCCTCCGCTGAGAAGGTTCATCCTGCCGGGCGGGACGGCGGCGGCATCGGCGCTGCATGTATGCCGGACCGTATGCCGCAGGGCGGAGAGACGGACAGCGGCGCTGGCTGCGGCAAAGGAAATCAATCCGGGCGTCCTGCAATACTTGAACAGGCTTTCGGATTATTTCTTCGCGGCTTCGCGGGCGTCGAACTTCCGGACGGGAACGGCCGACACCGAATATGTGCGGGGGGCGGATGTATTTCGTGGTGACCGCTAG
- a CDS encoding aminotransferase class I/II-fold pyridoxal phosphate-dependent enzyme — MTISSKTPSPSEPSVRRSMSDYLSPGARAIKPSGIRRFFDLANSRKDVITLGVGEPDFVTPWHVRDACVASLEAGKTQYTSNAGTPELRGAIGQYLSDSFGVAYDPAKEILVTVGGSEAIDLALRALISPGDEILVPEPSYISYSPITTLSGGVAVGVETFAEHAFKLQADTLRAAITPRSKILILSYPSNPTGGIMTYEDWLPIAKVVEEHDLVVISDEIYAELTYGSKHVSFASMPGMKDRTILVSGFSKAFAMTGWRIGYACGHPELIGTMLKIHQYTVMCASNMAQVAALEALTNGMEEMYRMMESYNQRRRLVVKGLRDIGLQCHEPQGAFYAFPSIASTGLSSEEFAERLVQEHGVAAVPGSVFGLGGEGHLRCSYATSVTQLNEALDRMGAFVHKIR; from the coding sequence ATGACCATCTCCAGCAAGACGCCTAGTCCCTCCGAACCTTCTGTCCGCCGTTCCATGTCCGACTACCTGTCCCCGGGCGCCAGGGCGATCAAGCCATCCGGAATCCGCCGGTTCTTCGATCTGGCGAACAGCCGCAAGGATGTGATCACGCTCGGCGTAGGCGAACCGGACTTCGTCACTCCGTGGCATGTCCGCGACGCCTGCGTGGCCTCGCTGGAAGCGGGCAAGACGCAATATACGTCCAATGCCGGCACGCCGGAGCTCAGAGGAGCGATCGGCCAATACCTGAGCGACTCGTTCGGCGTCGCGTACGACCCGGCCAAGGAAATTCTCGTGACGGTCGGAGGCAGCGAAGCGATCGACCTCGCTCTGCGGGCTCTGATCAGTCCCGGCGACGAGATTCTCGTGCCGGAGCCGAGCTACATTTCGTATTCGCCGATCACGACGCTCTCCGGCGGGGTTGCCGTCGGGGTGGAGACATTCGCGGAGCATGCCTTCAAGCTGCAGGCCGACACGCTGCGGGCGGCCATCACGCCCCGCTCCAAGATTCTGATCCTCAGCTATCCGAGCAATCCGACCGGCGGCATCATGACCTACGAGGACTGGCTGCCCATCGCCAAGGTCGTGGAGGAGCATGATCTGGTCGTCATATCCGATGAGATCTATGCCGAGCTGACCTATGGGAGCAAGCATGTCAGCTTCGCCTCCATGCCGGGAATGAAGGACCGCACGATTCTGGTCAGCGGCTTCTCCAAGGCGTTCGCCATGACGGGCTGGAGGATCGGCTACGCATGCGGCCATCCCGAGCTGATCGGCACGATGCTCAAGATCCACCAGTACACGGTCATGTGCGCCTCCAATATGGCGCAGGTCGCCGCGCTGGAGGCGCTGACGAACGGCATGGAAGAGATGTACCGCATGATGGAGTCGTACAACCAGCGCCGCCGCCTCGTCGTCAAAGGGCTGCGCGACATCGGCCTGCAGTGCCACGAGCCGCAGGGAGCCTTCTATGCCTTCCCGTCGATCGCCTCGACTGGGCTGAGCTCGGAGGAATTCGCGGAACGGCTCGTTCAGGAGCATGGCGTAGCGGCTGTTCCGGGAAGCGTGTTCGGACTGGGAGGAGAGGGGCATCTGAGATGCTCCTACGCGACTTCCGTAACGCAGCTCAATGAAGCGTTGGATCGAATGGGAGCGTTCGTCCACAAAATCAGGTAG
- a CDS encoding GNAT family N-acetyltransferase: MKTEASSFAELETPRLALRRLRSSDAEDMYAYFSLDEVTKYYNLESFTELGQAEALISRFNERIDSGAALRWAVTLKGEDRLMGTCGYHNWRRDHCRAEIGYELHPRYWQQGYMTEAVSAMLDFGFGAMGLNRAEAFIDPDNAGSRRLLEKCGLKEEGLLRDYFFEKGMFVDAAVFSMLKRDRA, encoded by the coding sequence ATGAAGACGGAAGCTTCCTCCTTTGCAGAACTCGAAACCCCAAGGCTTGCCCTTCGCAGGCTGCGTTCGTCGGATGCAGAGGATATGTACGCCTATTTCTCGCTCGATGAAGTGACGAAGTATTACAATCTGGAATCGTTCACGGAGCTGGGCCAGGCGGAGGCGCTGATCAGCCGCTTCAATGAGAGGATCGACAGCGGCGCCGCCCTTCGCTGGGCTGTCACCCTCAAAGGCGAGGACCGGCTCATGGGAACATGCGGTTACCATAACTGGAGGCGGGATCACTGCCGCGCCGAGATCGGCTATGAGCTGCATCCCCGCTATTGGCAGCAGGGTTATATGACAGAGGCTGTGTCCGCCATGCTGGACTTCGGCTTCGGCGCGATGGGCTTGAACCGCGCGGAGGCGTTCATTGATCCGGACAATGCCGGCTCCCGCAGGCTGCTGGAGAAATGCGGCCTCAAGGAAGAAGGCTTGCTCAGAGATTATTTCTTCGAAAAAGGAATGTTTGTCGACGCGGCCGTCTTCTCCATGCTGAAGCGGGACCGCGCTTGA
- a CDS encoding aspartyl-phosphate phosphatase Spo0E family protein, which produces MAAGMDCLSAAEAKPRVRNVPDWSPLLRSLSEEIDALRKEMETIYEDISGFQSEELLAASQRLDLKINEFLHFQLS; this is translated from the coding sequence ATGGCGGCAGGCATGGATTGTCTATCAGCGGCAGAAGCGAAGCCAAGAGTACGGAATGTTCCCGACTGGTCCCCGCTTTTGAGAAGTCTCTCCGAAGAAATCGATGCGCTTCGCAAAGAGATGGAGACCATCTATGAGGATATTTCAGGCTTTCAGTCCGAGGAGCTGTTGGCCGCGAGCCAAAGGCTGGACTTGAAGATCAACGAGTTTCTCCATTTCCAGCTGAGCTGA
- a CDS encoding aminotransferase class I/II-fold pyridoxal phosphate-dependent enzyme, producing MASSWRSDKLDRLGSSIFSEVARWRQEASEAGLDVIDLSIGSPDLPPSAAVRQALSEAALRPEAYRYPSSEGSIEFRRTAAEWLRHRFGTEVDPETEVVTLMGSQDGLAHLATAICNPGDTAIVPDPGYPIYAASLAVAGVEAAFLPLRAEGGFLPDPDSLPDSIWDKARFVLVGLPGNPIGTAAGLDVLERLVDKARRHRTLLVLDLAYSEMGYGGYRPFSVLTIPGAKDIAVEFHSMSKSFHMAGCRIGFMAGNAAAVGALKELKANIDYGVFPAVQEAAAAALREAMDAPGYAGFRGVYEERRDRFAEALSRAGWSVPKPDATMFLWAAVPRPPAGAAAWSSRRFARQLLQDAGVAVVPGDAFGSEGEGYVRIALVESADRLAEAAERIGVWLKKQGLGEGR from the coding sequence ATGGCTAGCTCCTGGCGCTCGGACAAGCTGGACCGGCTCGGCTCGTCGATCTTCAGCGAAGTGGCCCGGTGGAGGCAGGAAGCCTCCGAAGCCGGGCTCGACGTGATCGACCTCAGCATCGGCAGCCCGGATCTGCCTCCGAGCGCTGCGGTGCGCCAAGCTCTCAGCGAGGCGGCGCTGCGGCCGGAGGCGTACCGGTATCCGTCGTCCGAGGGGAGCATCGAATTCCGCCGGACGGCGGCGGAGTGGCTGCGCCATCGGTTCGGGACGGAGGTGGATCCGGAGACGGAGGTCGTGACGCTGATGGGGTCCCAGGACGGACTGGCGCATCTGGCGACGGCGATCTGCAATCCCGGCGACACGGCGATCGTCCCGGATCCCGGCTATCCTATCTACGCCGCTTCGCTTGCGGTGGCGGGAGTGGAGGCCGCCTTCCTGCCGCTGCGGGCGGAGGGAGGATTCCTCCCTGATCCCGATTCCCTTCCGGACAGCATCTGGGACAAGGCGCGCTTCGTGCTTGTCGGCCTGCCGGGCAACCCGATCGGGACCGCGGCAGGGCTGGACGTGCTGGAGCGGCTCGTGGACAAGGCGCGCAGGCATCGGACGCTGCTCGTCCTCGATCTGGCCTATTCGGAAATGGGTTACGGCGGTTACCGCCCCTTCAGCGTCCTGACGATTCCGGGCGCGAAGGACATCGCCGTCGAGTTCCATTCGATGTCCAAGAGCTTCCATATGGCCGGCTGCCGCATCGGCTTCATGGCGGGCAACGCCGCTGCCGTGGGAGCTCTCAAGGAGCTCAAGGCGAACATCGACTACGGCGTTTTTCCCGCCGTGCAGGAGGCGGCTGCGGCAGCTCTGCGCGAAGCGATGGACGCTCCCGGTTATGCCGGATTCCGCGGCGTCTACGAAGAGCGCCGCGACCGGTTCGCCGAGGCGCTGTCAAGGGCGGGCTGGAGCGTGCCGAAGCCGGATGCGACGATGTTTCTGTGGGCGGCTGTGCCTCGGCCGCCGGCAGGCGCTGCGGCTTGGAGCAGCCGCCGGTTTGCCCGGCAGCTGCTGCAGGATGCGGGCGTAGCCGTCGTGCCCGGCGATGCGTTCGGCAGCGAGGGAGAGGGTTATGTTCGGATCGCGCTTGTCGAGAGCGCGGACCGTCTGGCAGAGGCGGCGGAGAGAATCGGAGTCTGGCTGAAGAAGCAGGGGTTGGGAGAGGGGAGATAG
- a CDS encoding spore coat protein — MYQQQNQNAMQTPFPEDAWANTVLCDLKRVVREYATAATESSCPEVRKMFTSLTNSTLQLQGELFNAMQQANMYTAPSPALRQDIQKNIASFQQKQQQTQQFLHQRMSGQAAQPPVQPQTQSQQPYMQPQLHSPQQYVQPQIPQPVQDHQRQHFYS, encoded by the coding sequence ATGTATCAGCAGCAAAATCAGAACGCCATGCAGACTCCGTTCCCGGAAGACGCTTGGGCCAATACGGTCCTGTGCGACCTGAAGCGGGTCGTGCGCGAATATGCGACGGCCGCGACGGAGAGCTCCTGTCCCGAAGTGCGCAAGATGTTCACGTCTCTGACGAACAGCACCCTGCAGCTGCAGGGAGAGCTGTTCAACGCCATGCAGCAGGCGAATATGTACACGGCGCCTTCGCCTGCGCTGCGCCAGGACATCCAGAAGAATATTGCCTCGTTCCAGCAGAAGCAGCAGCAGACCCAGCAATTTCTCCATCAGCGGATGAGCGGCCAGGCGGCGCAGCCGCCTGTGCAGCCTCAGACGCAATCGCAGCAGCCTTATATGCAGCCGCAGCTGCACTCTCCGCAGCAGTACGTGCAGCCTCAGATTCCGCAGCCCGTGCAGGACCATCAGCGCCAGCATTTCTATAGTTGA
- a CDS encoding GNAT family N-acetyltransferase → MNRTSDSITVSRCDAAHAVAPLFDQYRIFYGQPSDEEGARLFLQARLERGESVLFAAAAEGVPIGFAQLYPVFSSVSMRRVWILNDLYVHAEWRGRGAAKLLLQAVRDYAAAGEARSVQLSTAADNSAARSLYEQAGYELDTVFLTYELLLEKA, encoded by the coding sequence ATGAATAGGACAAGCGATTCCATTACGGTCAGCCGATGCGATGCAGCCCATGCCGTCGCTCCGCTGTTCGACCAGTACCGGATCTTTTACGGCCAGCCTTCCGATGAGGAAGGGGCGCGCCTGTTCCTGCAGGCAAGGCTCGAGCGGGGAGAATCGGTCCTGTTCGCCGCAGCGGCGGAAGGCGTTCCGATCGGGTTCGCCCAGCTGTATCCGGTGTTTTCGTCGGTATCCATGAGGAGAGTGTGGATTCTGAACGACTTGTACGTGCATGCGGAATGGCGCGGGCGGGGGGCTGCCAAGCTGCTGCTGCAGGCGGTTCGGGACTACGCGGCTGCGGGAGAGGCCAGATCGGTCCAGCTCTCGACCGCTGCGGACAATTCGGCGGCAAGATCTCTTTACGAACAGGCAGGGTATGAGCTCGACACGGTTTTTTTGACGTACGAGCTGTTGCTGGAGAAAGCTTAG
- a CDS encoding RluA family pseudouridine synthase codes for MRIEAGEREDGWRLSKLLERRLGVSRKLLSRLKLTEQGLMINGVRAYSGDPVRSGDIAEIRMEQERSEDILPQDLPLEIVFEDKWVLLASKPAGMVVHPTHGHYTNTLANAAVHHWQQAGENVRFRPVHRLDEDTSGLVLLAKNPYVHQQLSEQHGDGRIRKQYAAYTYGAPEIPAARIDAPIDRNPDSPHHRIVTPSGYASATRYETLAVYGGRASKVRLRLETGRTHQIRVHMDWIGCPLIGDLMYGPAAAGGGIGSWEEAAGRQALHAEMLSFEHPMTREEMTFTAPLPPDLKRLELLLRQDSGQRHDEGEGRTR; via the coding sequence ATCCGGATCGAGGCCGGAGAGCGGGAGGACGGCTGGAGGCTGAGCAAGCTGCTTGAGCGGCGGCTCGGCGTCTCCCGCAAGCTTCTCTCCCGGCTCAAGCTGACCGAGCAGGGACTTATGATCAACGGCGTCCGCGCCTACTCCGGCGACCCGGTCCGATCCGGGGATATCGCGGAAATCCGGATGGAGCAGGAGCGTTCCGAGGATATCCTCCCGCAGGATCTTCCCCTGGAGATCGTGTTCGAGGACAAATGGGTGCTGCTCGCAAGCAAGCCGGCCGGCATGGTCGTGCATCCTACCCACGGACATTATACGAATACGCTGGCCAATGCGGCCGTTCACCACTGGCAGCAGGCCGGCGAGAACGTAAGGTTCAGGCCGGTGCACCGTCTCGACGAGGATACGTCGGGGCTCGTGCTGCTCGCCAAAAACCCATATGTGCATCAGCAGCTGTCCGAGCAGCACGGGGACGGGCGCATCCGCAAGCAGTATGCGGCCTATACGTACGGAGCGCCGGAGATTCCGGCCGCACGCATCGACGCGCCGATCGACCGGAATCCGGACTCGCCCCATCACCGGATCGTGACCCCGTCCGGGTACGCTTCCGCTACCCGTTACGAAACGCTGGCCGTCTACGGCGGCCGAGCCTCCAAAGTCCGGCTCCGGCTCGAGACCGGAAGGACGCATCAGATCCGGGTCCATATGGACTGGATCGGCTGTCCGCTGATCGGAGACCTCATGTACGGCCCGGCCGCGGCTGGAGGGGGCATCGGCAGCTGGGAGGAAGCCGCCGGACGGCAGGCGCTGCATGCGGAGATGCTCTCCTTCGAGCATCCCATGACAAGGGAAGAGATGACATTCACGGCGCCGCTGCCGCCGGATCTGAAGCGGCTGGAGCTGCTGCTGCGGCAGGACAGCGGGCAAAGACACGATGAAGGAGAAGGGCGGACAAGATGA
- a CDS encoding DUF4269 domain-containing protein has protein sequence MNISDYSLDRLASGTPAQRSAAAALRELNLFAILEAYTPVLAGTVPIDVDIPSSDLDVICEAGDLDRFLRDTEANFAHMDGYSSRRHLSQELPSVAVSFRWKDWTVELFAQPREAARQNACRHMAAEARLLELSGAEARSAIRRLKEQGMKTEPAFACHFRLSGDPYARLLELADAGDGELRAIVEAGMDWGLEGSLEKQKMVKKTEAYVREQLKHDFSGHDWFHISRVARTADVIGLEEQANRFVCRLAALLHDLADDKLRDGEEAGLREVEEWLERIHADEGTVAATLEIISTISYKGGGRPPMATLEGQVVQDADRLDAIGAVGIARVFAYSGAVGRPIHDPGFSPRAALTPEEYRGRDGTAIAHFYEKLLKLKDGMNTAAGRRLAAERHAFMLAYLEQFYGEWDGRR, from the coding sequence ATGAACATCAGCGATTACAGCCTGGACAGGCTGGCGTCGGGAACGCCGGCACAGCGCTCGGCGGCTGCCGCGCTGCGCGAGCTGAATCTATTCGCCATTCTGGAGGCATATACTCCCGTGCTTGCCGGCACGGTTCCCATCGACGTGGACATCCCCTCGAGCGATCTCGATGTCATCTGCGAAGCAGGCGACCTGGATCGTTTTCTTCGAGACACGGAAGCGAATTTCGCTCATATGGACGGATACTCTTCACGGAGGCATCTCTCCCAAGAGCTGCCGTCCGTCGCCGTTTCCTTCCGCTGGAAGGATTGGACGGTCGAGCTGTTCGCGCAGCCTCGCGAGGCTGCCCGGCAAAACGCCTGCCGCCATATGGCCGCGGAAGCCAGGCTTCTGGAGCTGTCCGGAGCCGAAGCGCGCTCGGCCATCCGAAGGCTCAAGGAGCAGGGCATGAAAACGGAGCCGGCATTCGCTTGCCATTTCCGTCTCAGCGGCGATCCTTATGCCCGGCTGCTGGAGCTGGCGGATGCAGGCGACGGGGAGCTGCGGGCGATTGTCGAGGCAGGGATGGATTGGGGGCTTGAAGGAAGCCTTGAGAAGCAGAAAATGGTGAAGAAGACCGAGGCGTATGTGCGGGAGCAGCTGAAGCATGACTTCAGCGGCCACGACTGGTTCCATATCAGCCGGGTCGCCAGGACGGCCGATGTCATCGGACTGGAGGAGCAAGCCAACCGCTTCGTCTGCCGGCTGGCGGCGCTGCTCCATGACTTGGCGGACGACAAGCTGCGGGACGGAGAGGAAGCCGGGCTACGGGAGGTCGAAGAATGGCTGGAACGCATCCATGCCGACGAAGGTACGGTCGCCGCCACCCTGGAAATCATTTCGACGATATCCTACAAGGGGGGCGGAAGGCCGCCCATGGCGACCCTCGAGGGGCAGGTTGTCCAGGATGCGGACAGGCTGGACGCGATCGGAGCCGTCGGCATCGCCCGCGTGTTCGCCTATTCCGGCGCCGTAGGCAGGCCCATCCATGATCCCGGCTTCTCTCCGCGGGCTGCCCTGACGCCCGAGGAATACCGCGGCCGCGACGGAACGGCGATCGCGCATTTTTATGAGAAGCTGCTGAAGCTGAAGGACGGCATGAACACGGCGGCAGGCCGCCGCTTGGCCGCAGAGCGCCATGCCTTCATGCTGGCTTACCTGGAGCAGTTCTACGGGGAATGGGACGGCCGTCGTTAA
- a CDS encoding DUF2500 domain-containing protein, which yields MGGQFGPNPTFTFMDSFGPVFIVIVFVILIGSFVLAIGRGLFTWGSNNAVEMLTNSCKVVDKRTRASGGGVDCSADTAYYATFEFADGSRVELRMPADEYGLAVVGDVGELTYQGTRYKGFERHVRAPGTGS from the coding sequence GTGGGAGGACAGTTCGGTCCCAATCCGACTTTCACTTTCATGGACTCGTTCGGGCCTGTATTTATCGTCATCGTTTTTGTCATCTTAATCGGAAGCTTCGTCCTTGCCATCGGCAGGGGGCTGTTCACGTGGGGCAGCAACAACGCAGTCGAGATGCTCACGAACAGCTGCAAAGTCGTCGACAAGAGGACGAGAGCATCGGGCGGAGGCGTGGACTGCAGCGCGGACACCGCCTATTATGCTACCTTCGAATTCGCAGACGGCAGCCGTGTGGAGCTGAGAATGCCTGCGGACGAATACGGACTGGCCGTCGTCGGAGACGTCGGAGAGCTGACTTACCAGGGAACGAGGTACAAAGGCTTTGAACGGCATGTCCGGGCTCCCGGCACGGGGAGCTGA
- a CDS encoding arsenate reductase family protein: MSDKKEMILYEYSKCGTCRSAFKDLEAAGRSVRRIPLFETPPSKEELRSLVKKSGLELKKFFNTSGEVYKELGLKDKLGTMSEEEQLELLSSNGRLIKRPIATDGVRVTVGFKPESYKAAWHG, translated from the coding sequence ATGAGCGACAAAAAGGAAATGATCCTGTATGAATACAGCAAATGCGGCACCTGCCGCTCGGCCTTCAAGGACCTGGAGGCCGCCGGCCGCAGCGTGAGGCGGATTCCCCTCTTCGAGACGCCGCCCTCGAAGGAGGAGCTCCGCTCCCTCGTCAAGAAGAGCGGGCTCGAGCTGAAAAAGTTCTTCAACACCTCCGGCGAAGTCTACAAGGAGCTTGGGCTCAAGGACAAGCTCGGGACGATGAGCGAGGAGGAGCAGCTGGAGCTGCTGTCCTCGAACGGCAGGCTCATCAAGCGGCCGATCGCCACGGATGGGGTGAGGGTCACCGTAGGCTTCAAGCCGGAGTCGTACAAGGCTGCCTGGCATGGCTAG
- a CDS encoding Lrp/AsnC family transcriptional regulator, with the protein MNEMKFKVLELLKEDARRSPELIATMLDKPQEEVEQAIAEMEQDHVIVKYAPVINWSKVDDQKVTALIEVQITPERGRGFEGIAERIYLYPEVKTVYLMSGAYDLLVEVEGRTLNEVASFVSSKLSTIDSVLSTKTFFILKKYKQDGIIFEEKEGDQRLLVTP; encoded by the coding sequence ATGAACGAAATGAAATTCAAGGTGCTCGAGCTGCTCAAGGAAGACGCTCGCAGGAGCCCCGAACTGATCGCCACGATGCTTGATAAGCCACAGGAAGAGGTGGAGCAGGCGATCGCGGAAATGGAGCAGGATCACGTCATCGTCAAATATGCGCCCGTAATCAACTGGAGCAAGGTGGACGACCAGAAAGTGACGGCTCTGATCGAGGTTCAGATTACGCCCGAGCGCGGCCGCGGCTTCGAAGGCATCGCGGAGCGGATCTACCTGTATCCGGAAGTGAAGACGGTCTACCTGATGTCCGGAGCGTACGATCTGCTCGTCGAGGTGGAGGGCCGCACGCTGAACGAAGTGGCCTCGTTCGTCTCCAGCAAGCTGTCGACGATCGATTCGGTGCTTTCGACCAAGACATTCTTCATCTTGAAGAAATACAAGCAGGACGGCATCATTTTCGAAGAAAAAGAAGGCGATCAGCGGCTGCTGGTCACTCCGTGA